From Numida meleagris isolate 19003 breed g44 Domestic line chromosome 4, NumMel1.0, whole genome shotgun sequence, the proteins below share one genomic window:
- the NPY2R gene encoding neuropeptide Y receptor type 2, producing the protein MGPLEAMGEENQTDEMKMELFTKLYLPRYTTPLNELALDPKPELKDSTTLVEVQIILIFAYCSIILLGVIGNSLVIHVIIKFKSMRTVTNFFIANLAVADLLVNTLCLPFTLIYTLLGEWKLGPVLCHLVPYAQALAVHVSTVTLTVIALDRHRCIVYHLESKISKRISFLIIGVAWAVSALLASPLAIFREYSLIEIIPDFKIVVCSEKWPGEGQLNYSTIYSVSMLLIQYVLPLAVISYAYTRIWTKLRNHVSPGAGNDHYHHRRQKTTKMLLCVVVVFAVSWLPFHTFQLVSDIDSHVLDLKEYKLIYTVFHVIAMCSTFANPLLYGWMNNNYRTAFLTAFQCEQRLDSIHPEVLGAFKARKKLEAKRSQFPGDSFTQPTNV; encoded by the coding sequence ATGGGGCCCCTGGAAGCAATGGGTGAAGAAAACCAGACAGATGAAATGAAGATGGAGTTGTTCACCAAGCTGTACTTGCCAAGATACACCACACCACTCAATGAACTGGCACTTGACCCCAAACCAGAGCTGAAGGATAGTACAACGCTAGTTGAGGTGCAGATAATCCTCATCTTTGCTTACTGTTCCATCATCCTGTTGGGGGTGATCGGGAACTCTCTTGTGATCCACGTGATCATCAAGTTCAAAAGCATGCGCACAGTGACCAACTTCTTCATTGCCAACCTGGCCGTGGCTGATCTGCTGGTGAATACATTGTGCTTGCCTTTCACTTTAATTTACACACTATTGGGTGAGTGGAAACTGGGCCCAGTCTTGTGCCACTTGGTGCCTTATGCCCAAGCTCTTGCTGTGCATGTATCTACTGTTACATTGACTGTGATTGCCTTGGATCGGCATCGCTGTATTGTCTatcatttggaaagcaaaatctCTAAGCGTATCAGCTTCCTGATTATAGGAGTTGCCTGGGCAGTCAGTGCCCTGTTGGCAAGCCCTCTGGCCATCTTCCGCGAGTACTCGCTGATTGAGATCATTCCTGACTTCAAGATCGTGGTCTGCTCTGAGAAGTGgccaggggaggggcagcttAACTATAGCACCATTTACAGTGTTTCCATGCTCCTGATCCAGTACGTGCTGCCTCTGGCTGTCATCTCCTATGCCTACACCCGCATTTGGACCAAGCTCAGGAACCATGTTAGTCCTGGGGCAGGGAACGACCACTACCACCACCGGCGTCAGAAAACCACCAAGATGCTGCTTTGTGTGGTTGTTGTGTTCGCTGTCAGTTGGCTGCCATTCCACACCTTCCAGCTAGTCAGTGATATTGACAGTCACGTGTTGGACCTGAAAGAGTATAAACTGATCTACACGGTGTTTCATGTCATTGCCATGTGCTCAACATTTGCTAACCCCCTTCTCTATGGCTGGATGAATAACAACTACAGGACAGCCTTCCTCACAGCTTTTCAGTGCGAGCAGCGGCTAGACTCCATCCACCCTGAAGTGTTGGGAGCTTTCAAAGCCAGGAAGAAGCTGGAAGCAAAGAGGAGTCAGTTCCCTGGAGACTCTTTCACACAACCTACCAATGTCTAA